The following coding sequences lie in one Pseudarthrobacter phenanthrenivorans Sphe3 genomic window:
- a CDS encoding 3-hydroxyacyl-CoA dehydrogenase NAD-binding domain-containing protein: MSAADFTKLADLFPNETVTHSYVQDIELPAPAGKPSPGTLALITLDNGLDHSKPTTLGPNTLVELGTVLEGLRERAARGEIVGVGVTGKPYYLVAGADLSAVKNLDKREHGLWMAQLGHDVYATLANLGVPSFAFINGAALGGGLEIALQATYRTVSTGAGTLALPEAFLGLVPGWGGVYLLPRLIGPENAVKVMIENPLSNNRPLTGSQAFGLGIADALFEPADFLEQSLAWAAGVISGGVVPERANAVDPVDPATAEKWAAAVAAGREFVEAKTSNAAPAPGKVLDILEANRTMTQAESAALECETLAELMQTDEFRSTVYAFLDLVQKRSKRPAGAPDRKLARPVTKVGVVGAGLMASQLALLFARQLKVPVVMTDIDQARVDKGVDYVHAEVDKLLGRKRISQDAANRTKALVTGSVSKDVFADADFVIEAVFEELNVKKQVFGELETIVAPDCILATNTSSLSVTAMAEDLQHPERVVGFHFFNPVAVMPLLEIVRAPKTDDAVLATAFELAKGLKKTAVLVKDAAAFVVNRVLLRLMGEVTAAFDEGTPADVADNALRPMGLPMTPFTLGAMVGLPVAQHVQESLHAAFGERFKVSANLQKLIDNGVKSLWVTGPDGSKEIPESTLALMSFGTSPSAPEQVLQRTQDALAEEIGLMLQEGVVAGPEDIDLCMILGAGWPMFLGGITPYLDRVGASERVNGKRFLPAGVASRPA, translated from the coding sequence ATGAGCGCCGCAGATTTCACCAAGCTTGCCGACCTGTTCCCGAACGAGACAGTCACACACTCGTACGTCCAGGACATCGAGCTGCCGGCACCGGCAGGAAAGCCAAGCCCCGGCACCTTGGCCCTCATCACCCTGGACAACGGCCTGGACCATTCCAAGCCCACCACGCTGGGCCCCAACACCCTGGTAGAGCTCGGCACCGTGCTGGAGGGCCTCCGGGAGCGCGCCGCCCGTGGCGAAATCGTGGGCGTCGGAGTGACGGGCAAACCCTATTACCTGGTAGCCGGCGCAGACCTTTCCGCCGTCAAGAACCTGGACAAGCGCGAGCACGGGCTGTGGATGGCGCAGCTGGGCCATGACGTTTACGCAACCCTCGCAAACCTTGGCGTTCCCAGTTTCGCCTTCATTAACGGCGCTGCCCTGGGCGGCGGCCTCGAAATCGCGCTGCAGGCCACCTACCGCACCGTCTCCACGGGAGCCGGCACGCTGGCGCTTCCGGAAGCCTTCCTGGGCCTGGTGCCCGGCTGGGGCGGCGTGTATCTGCTGCCCCGCCTGATCGGGCCGGAGAACGCCGTGAAGGTGATGATTGAAAACCCGCTCAGCAACAACAGGCCCCTGACCGGCTCCCAGGCTTTCGGCCTCGGCATCGCCGACGCCCTGTTCGAGCCGGCCGACTTCCTGGAGCAGTCCCTGGCCTGGGCCGCGGGAGTCATCTCCGGTGGGGTGGTTCCGGAACGTGCCAACGCCGTCGACCCCGTTGATCCCGCAACGGCGGAAAAGTGGGCTGCCGCCGTCGCGGCAGGACGGGAATTCGTGGAAGCGAAGACCTCCAACGCGGCTCCCGCACCCGGGAAGGTCCTGGACATCCTTGAGGCGAACCGCACCATGACCCAGGCGGAATCGGCTGCGCTGGAATGCGAAACCCTCGCGGAACTGATGCAGACTGACGAGTTCCGGTCCACGGTGTACGCCTTCCTGGACCTCGTGCAGAAGCGCTCCAAGCGTCCCGCCGGCGCCCCGGACCGTAAGCTGGCCCGTCCGGTCACCAAGGTGGGTGTGGTGGGAGCCGGGCTGATGGCAAGCCAGCTGGCATTGCTGTTCGCCCGGCAGCTCAAAGTCCCCGTGGTCATGACCGACATTGACCAGGCCAGGGTGGACAAGGGCGTAGACTACGTCCACGCCGAAGTGGACAAGCTCCTGGGCAGGAAGCGGATCAGCCAGGACGCCGCCAACCGGACAAAAGCCCTGGTGACCGGCTCTGTGTCGAAGGACGTGTTCGCGGACGCCGACTTCGTCATCGAAGCCGTCTTTGAAGAGCTCAACGTCAAGAAACAGGTTTTTGGCGAACTGGAAACCATCGTGGCTCCGGACTGCATCCTGGCCACCAACACCTCGTCGCTGTCCGTCACTGCCATGGCGGAGGACCTGCAGCACCCGGAGCGCGTGGTGGGCTTCCACTTCTTCAACCCGGTGGCCGTGATGCCGCTGCTGGAAATCGTCCGTGCCCCGAAGACGGACGACGCCGTGCTGGCCACCGCGTTCGAACTTGCCAAGGGCCTGAAAAAGACTGCCGTACTGGTCAAGGACGCCGCGGCCTTCGTGGTGAACCGGGTCCTCCTGCGGCTCATGGGCGAGGTGACGGCAGCCTTTGACGAGGGCACCCCCGCCGACGTCGCGGATAACGCCCTCCGCCCCATGGGCCTGCCCATGACGCCCTTCACCCTGGGCGCCATGGTGGGCCTGCCCGTGGCCCAGCACGTCCAGGAGTCGCTGCACGCCGCCTTCGGCGAACGCTTCAAGGTATCGGCCAACCTGCAAAAGCTCATCGACAACGGCGTGAAGTCCCTCTGGGTGACCGGTCCGGACGGATCGAAGGAAATCCCGGAATCCACCCTGGCCCTGATGTCCTTCGGCACCAGCCCCTCCGCTCCGGAGCAGGTGCTGCAGCGCACCCAGGATGCACTCGCGGAGGAAATCGGGCTGATGCTCCAGGAAGGCGTGGTCGCAGGGCCTGAGGACATCGACCTCTGCATGATCCTTGGCGCCGGCTGGCCGATGTTCCTTGGCGGCATCACCCCGTACCTCGACCGGGTGGGCGCCTCTGAACGCGTCAACGGCAAACGGTTCCTGCCGGCGGGAGTGGCATCCCGGCCGGCATAG
- a CDS encoding thiolase family protein produces MSHQGNGAAMRTVRDVVFVDGLRTPFGRAGDKGIYAGTRADDLIVKCIRELLRRNPSLPPERIDEVAIAATTQTGDQGLTLGRTAALLAGLPRTVPGFAIDRMCAGAMTAVTATAGGIGFGAYDVVVAGGVEHMGNHPMGSGTDPNPRFMSERLVDPAALNMGNTAENLHDRFPSITKDRTDAYAVASQAKFDAARRAGSIQPDLVPVATLKPGQGWTLNSVDEPPRPSTTMADLAALRTPFRPHGRVTAGNAAGLNDGATAAVLASADAAAELGLPAKMRLVSYAYAGVEPEVMGIGPVPATERALQNAGLGIEDIGLFEINEAFAVQVLSFLEHFGIADDDPRVNRYGGAIAVGHPLASSGVRLMTQLARQFQEDPSVRYGITTMCVGLGMGATVIWENPHHTDYSGTRPQNSAAATRTASEGAA; encoded by the coding sequence GTGAGCCACCAGGGAAACGGCGCAGCCATGCGCACAGTCCGGGACGTCGTCTTTGTGGACGGCCTCCGCACACCATTCGGGAGGGCGGGGGACAAGGGGATCTATGCCGGCACGCGGGCAGATGACCTGATAGTGAAATGCATCCGGGAACTGCTGCGCCGCAACCCGTCGCTGCCGCCGGAGCGGATTGACGAGGTGGCCATCGCTGCCACCACCCAGACCGGAGACCAGGGCCTGACCCTCGGCCGCACAGCGGCCCTGCTCGCGGGGCTGCCCAGGACGGTTCCCGGGTTCGCCATCGACCGGATGTGCGCCGGTGCCATGACCGCTGTCACCGCAACGGCAGGCGGCATCGGCTTCGGAGCGTATGACGTGGTGGTGGCCGGCGGTGTTGAGCACATGGGCAATCACCCGATGGGTTCCGGCACCGACCCCAATCCGCGCTTCATGTCCGAGCGGCTGGTGGACCCTGCGGCCCTCAACATGGGCAACACGGCAGAGAACCTGCACGACCGCTTCCCGTCCATCACCAAGGATCGGACGGATGCGTACGCCGTGGCCTCCCAGGCCAAATTCGATGCGGCCCGCCGTGCCGGCAGCATCCAGCCGGACCTTGTGCCTGTGGCGACCCTGAAGCCCGGCCAGGGCTGGACCCTGAACTCAGTGGATGAACCACCCCGGCCCAGCACCACCATGGCCGACCTGGCAGCGCTGCGGACCCCGTTCCGCCCCCACGGCCGCGTCACTGCCGGCAACGCCGCCGGCCTGAACGACGGGGCCACTGCCGCCGTCCTGGCCTCCGCCGATGCTGCCGCCGAGCTGGGGCTGCCCGCCAAGATGCGCCTGGTCAGCTACGCATACGCCGGCGTCGAACCGGAGGTCATGGGCATCGGCCCCGTCCCGGCCACCGAGAGGGCCCTGCAAAACGCCGGGCTCGGCATCGAAGACATCGGACTGTTCGAAATCAACGAGGCTTTTGCCGTCCAGGTGCTGAGCTTCCTGGAGCACTTTGGCATTGCCGACGACGACCCCCGGGTCAACCGCTACGGAGGAGCGATCGCCGTGGGCCACCCCCTTGCGTCCTCCGGGGTGCGGCTGATGACCCAGCTGGCCCGGCAGTTCCAGGAGGACCCCTCCGTCCGGTACGGCATCACCACCATGTGCGTGGGCCTGGGCATGGGAGCCACCGTGATCTGGGAAAACCCGCACCACACCGACTACAGCGGAACCCGGCCGCAGAACTCCGCTGCCGCCACCCGCACCGCATCCGAAGGAGCCGCATGA